In the Bacteroidota bacterium genome, AGTTGTGTCTAGTAATTGATAAAATATCTCGGCAGAATCGTTGAGAACAATTCTATTACTGTCAAGCATTGAATAGCACCTTTCTGGAGCAAAACTGCCATCAGCCCAACCTGCCCTGCCATCTGATTTCATTTCAACTCCTAATAAATAACTCCATTTTTTAGTAAAAGAAAAGTCGCCTGGAATACTATCAGACCAATCAATTTGAATTTTCTGCCCCTTTATACTTAATTGTTTATCAGATGAAAATCCGAAAATAATAATGCTTAGCGTTAATATTGAGATAATTAGCTTGATGTTCATCCTATATTTATTATTCTATTATAGAACTGCACTAAAGACTTTTTATTATCTCTACCATTTTACTCACTGCTTGCCCTCTATGGCTAATTTTGTTTTTGTCATCTAAACTTAGTTCTGCCAATGTGATCTCAAAGCCTTTTGGTTTGAAGATGGGATCGTAGCCAAAGCCATTATTTCCTGTTAACTCTTCAATGATTTCACCTTCTAAAATACCTTGGGTTACTTCAAGGATGTCTTGTCCATACATGCTTACAATACAACGGAACTTAGCTCCTCTATTATCTACTGCAACACCTTTAAGGGATTTCAACATTTTTATGTTGTTATCTTCATAGGTACAATTTTCTCCAGCAAAGCGTGCAGCATACACTCCGGGAGCCCCATCCAGATAATCAACTTCTAAACCTGTGTCATCAGCAATAGCAGTAATTCTCGTATGTTCGAAAATTTCTTTTGCTTTTTTTAATGAATTTTCTTCAATAGTTGCTCCATCTTCAATAACATCGGGTAAATCTGGGAAATCGTGCAGAGATAATATGTCAATTTCAGCATCATCAAAAGCTTTTTTGATTTCTGTAATTTTATTGAGGTTGTGTGTGGCGAGGATAAATTGCATAGTTATAAAATAAAAAATGCCATCCCATTCGAAAACAGGATGACATTTGTGTTTTAAGAATAATTACATTCCGTACTTCTCAATGATTTCTTGTTTTGTTTTACCCAAAATATCATATTTCTTTCCAACTTTAATGAAAGCTGCAAGTGCTTTTTCTAAATGATGCATTTCATGTCCGGCAGAAATTTGTGTTCTGATACGTGCCTGAGCTGCAGGTACAACTGGGAAGAAGAAGCCAATAGCATAAATGCCTTCATTATAAAGATCCATTGAAAAATCCTGAGCCAGTTTTGCATTGAAAAGCATAACGGGAACAATAGGTGTATCTCCATCTTTTAAAACAAAACCTGCTTCTTCCAGACCTTTTCTCCAGAATGCGGTATTTGTTTCCAATTTATCTCTTCTTTCTGTACTTTTTGTTAACGTTTCTAAAACATTTAAAACACCAGCTACAACAACAGGAGCAATGGTATTTGAGAATAAGTAAGGACGTGCTTTCTGACGACACATTTCCACTAATTCTTTACGACCCGATACACATCCACCGGATGCTCCACCAAGGGCTTTCCCAAAAGTTGTTGTGATGATATCTATTTTACCCATTACGCCACAATGTTCATGAGTTCCGCGACCAGTTTTACCAATAAAACCTGATGAATGTGATTCATCAACAAATAACATGGCATCATACTTATCACATAAGGCTACCATTTCATCGAGTTTGGCTGTATCTCCATCCATAGAGAAAACACCGTCCGTAATAACTACTTTATTCCTTTTATCAGCATGGAGAATTAATTTATTCTCCAAGTGGTTCATATTTGAATGCTTGAAAGTATCATGAATAGCATGAGCTAAACGGATTCCATCAATAATGGAAGCATGAACTAAACGATCAGAAATCATCACATCGGCTTCACTAAGAATTGCTTCAAAAACACCAGCATTTGCATCCATACAGGATGGGAAAAGAATGGTGTCTTCAGTACCTAAAAATTCAGTTACTCTGGCTTCTAATTCTTTATGAATATCTTGTGTTCCACAAATAAATCGTACGGAAGACATGCCATAACCGCGGCTATCCAAACCTTCGTGTGCAGCTTTTACAACATCGGGATGACTTGATAATCCCAAATAATTGTTTGCACACATATTAATTACTTTTTTCAATCCTGCTCCAACAGGGAATTCTACTTCAATATCTGCACCTTGTGTTGAATGGATGAATCTTTCCTGCTTGAATAAGCCAGCTTCTTTCATGCCATCTAAGGTTTCGGTGTATGAAGACCTTGTTTTTTCACTATAAGCCATTGTATTACTTCTGTTTATTAATTAACAAAGATGTATTAGGTAAAATAAAAGGCAGCAAAAGGATAAATCCAATACACTGCCTTTTTTATGGTATTAATTATTTGCCAATAAACTCAGTTACGAGTGCAGCAATTTTATTCACATCGTCAAAAGCTTCTGGTGTTGCTTTATCATCTGGAATACTGATTTTATATTTAACTTCTAAGAATCTCTTAAGAGATACCATTGAAAATGAATCGACAATTCCACCTGAAATAAGTGGAGTTTCGTAGGTGATTTCATCGTCATCTTCTTCTAAGTATTCTTCTACTACATATTCTAGAATAACTTCTCTGTAATCTTCCATGCTATTGTATTTTAGTTTATTTTAATGTTCTGAATCAAGGGATAAAAATAAGTAAATTATTTTATTCATCATCAAGTGTTGATGTGTCACCAATTTCTTCTCCCCATTCTTTTGCTCTCAGCATTCTTCTCATAATTTTACCGCTTCTTGTTTTAGGTAATTTCTCGAGATATTCGATTTCCTGAGGCATGGCTAAAGGAGATAATTTCTTTCTGATGAAGTTCATGATTTTGAGTTCTTGCTCATCTGAAGGATCAAAACCTGGATTTAATGTGACAAATGCTTTCACCACTTCCATGTTTACAGCATCGGGTTTTGCAATAACAGCAGATTCTGCTACTGATTCGTGCTCTAAAAGTGCAGATTCAACTTCAAAAGGACTTACAAGGTGTCCTCCAGTATTGATTACATCATCATCGCGACCAACAAACCAGTAATAACCATCTGCATCAATTGTTGATTTATCACCAGGGATATACCATCCATTAATGAATTTTTTCTGATAGGTTTCTTCGTTTCTCCAGTAAGTTCTCATCATGGCAGGCCAACCGGGTTTGAAACCAATAAGACCGGCTTTGTTAGGTTCAGTAATAGGATTGTAATTATCATCAAGTATGGCTGCTGTAATACCTGGGAAGGGTTTGCCCATGGAACCGGGCTTTACTTTCATGCCAGGGAAATTCGTCAACATCATTGATCCAGTTTCTGTTTGCCAGTAAGTATCGTAAAAAGGAAGTCCATAAACTTTTTCACCCCAGATAACAGCTTCAGCATTTAAAGGTTCACCCACACTGGCCAAATGACGTAATGAAGAAAGATCATATGCTTTGATCACATCATCACCAGCTTTCATCAATGAACGAATAGCAGTAGGAGCAGAGTACCACATGGTAATTTTGTTCTTCTGAATAAATTTATACCAGTTATCTGCACCAAATCCAACATCCAATACACATTGTGTAACGCCATTACTCCATGGACCGATAATTCCATAAGATGTGCCTGTTACCCAACCCGGATCGGCTGTACACCAATAAATATCATTTTCTTGTAAGTCGAGCACCCACTTGGATGTCAAATACTGTGAGATTAATGAATAATGAACATGTTTTACCCCTTTTGGTTGTCCGGTTGTACCTGAAGTATAATGAAGGATAGAAGCTGATTCAGCTTTTGTTGGGAAAATATCAAGATTTTCGACAGGAGCAGCTTCATCCATATGCATGGCAACTTCTTTTTCTCTTAATGGCTTTCTTCCATCATCGTCCACCACAATAATTGTTTTCATATAAGGCATTTTTTCTAAAATCTTTCTGACTTTAGAAACATGCTTTTTTTGTGTAATGATGGCATCTGCCTCGGAATTGTCTAAACGTACATGTAAAGACTCATCGCCAAATGCGGAGAATAAGGGTTGAGCAATAGCTCCAATTTTTAAAACACCTAACAAACCAATATACAGTTCAGGAATTTTATCCATGAAAAGGCAAACCCGGTCACCATCTTTAATACCTTGATCTCTTAAAAACTGACCAATGACATTACTTCTGATTCTGACATCATTAAAAGTATAGCGTTTTTCAATATCGCCATGGCCTTCCCATATAAGAGCGAGTTTGTCAGCTTTACCCATTTCACAAATTCTATCAGAACAATACCAGCCTATATTAATAGTATCTCCCTCTTTGTAGCCCAATTCCTCTTCTGATATTTTCCAATCGAAGTTTTTTATTCTTTCTTCGTAAGATCCAATGTTAGACATATTTTAATTTAGTTATTAATTGATAAAATTATATTGCGTTAAGTTGTTTACCTACTTTGATGAATTTTTCTATAGCAAAGCCAATGTTTTCCAGTGAATGTGCTGCACTAATTTGCACTCTGATTCGTGCTTGACCTTTTGGAACCACAGGAAACGAAAATCCAATAACATATATTCCTTCTTCTAGAAGTGCATTAGCAAAATCTTGTGCAAGTTGGGCATCGTTAGGTAAATGACCTAACATGATTGGTACAATGGGATGAGTTCCATCCTCAATTTTGAATCCAGCATCATGCATTCCTCTTCTGAAAAAGCGTGTATTTTGCTCTAGTTTATCTCTTAGCTCAGTCGATTCGGATAAAATACGTAATACTTCGATTGTTGCTCCAGTAATTCCTGGTGCTAATGAGTTGGAAAACAAATACGGGCGAGATCGTTGTCTTAAAAGTTCAACAATTTCTTTTCTGCCAGAAATACAACCTCCTGAGGCTCCTCCAAGTGCTTTTCCGAATGTAGTTGAAATGATATCAACTCTGCCAATTGCGTTACAGGCTTCATGACTTCCACGGCCATGTTCTCCTACAAATCCTGTTGCATGAGAGTCATCAACCATAACCAAAGCGTCATATTTATCTGCTAAATCACAAATCTTGTCAACTTGTGCAATGATACCATCCATAGAGAAAACACCATCAGTTACAATTAGTTTGTATTTAGAATCCTGAGAATCTTTTAAGCACTGCTCTAATTCCTTCATGTTGTTGTTGGCATAACGGAATCGTTTTGCTTTGCTTAAACGCACACCATCAATAATGGAAGCATGGTTTAAAGCATCTGAAATTATAGCACAATCTTCGCCTAGCAGGGGCTCAAAAATCCCACCATTTGCATCAAAAGCTGATGAGTAAAGTATGGTATCTTCAGTACCTAAAAACTCACTAAGTTTCGATTCAAGCTCTTTATGAATTTGCTGTGTTCCACAAATAAATCGGACAGAGGCCATGCCAAATCCCCATTTAAAAAAGGAAATATTGGCTGCAGCCATTACACGAGGATCGTTGCACAAACCCAAATAATTATTGGCACAGAAATTCAATACATTCAACCCTCTTTGCGTTTTGATTTCTACTCCTTGTGAGGTTGTCAGAACGCGTTCATTTTTATAAAGGCCTTCTTTTCTGATATTTTCAAGTTCTTTAATAAGATCGTCTTTAATACGGCCGTACATTTCCTTCCTCCTTTATTGGTTCAATAATGATATTTGCCCCTATTATTTAAGGCAGTCAAAATTAAACATTGAATGCAATTAAACAAAAATTTAAACTTTAAGTTTATAAATATGTTATTGGATCAAAAATAGGACAAAAAAAGAGAGATAAAAAAAAGGGATAACCCAAAGAATTACCCCTTTTCTCATTATGAAAAAGTAGATTAAATCATCTTATTAACGTAATGCTTTCTTTGAAATTGTACTCTTTTCCATCAAATCCAATCAATCTGATTTTTGATATAAACACTTCTGCTTCCTGATTTTGAGGACTAGAACCATTATAATTCCCGTCCCATCCATGTGTCCTGTAATTTTTTGATTCATAAACAACTTCACCATAGCGACTGTAAATGATGATATAAAACTCAGTAAATCCTTTTGCTGATACCCGATATGTATTATTTGCAGTGGGGCCGGTTCCATTTGGACTAAATGCAGATGGACAATAACAGGATACTTCTGGAACCACAACAATTCCTCTAAATGCTTTGTCAATACAACCATTTTCTGTTGTAGCCGTTAAACTAATGATGTAACTACCTGTATCCATATAACTATATTCAGGGTCTTTTTTAATTGAACTACCAAACTGATCACCAAAGTCCCATTTATATTTGGTTCCTTTTGTAACATGCGTAGAGTTATTGATGAACTTTACATCAGGCATGTGAGCCTGCACAATTTCAGGATCTGTTTTAAAGTCAACATGTGGTGAAACATAAACGTTTGCCAATTTATCTTTGGATATTTTATTCGAATTTCCATTTTGACTCCAAACTGTTAAGCTTACAGTATAACTTCCACCCGATTTGTAAATATGAATTGGGTTTTGCTCAATAGATGAAGTTCCATCACCAAAATCCCAAATCCATTTATTAATAACTCCACTTTGAATAGTACTTTGATCTGTGAACTTTACAGAAATTGGTGCACATCCGTTGCTTTTATTGGCAACAAATTGTGCCTCAGGAATTTCATCAGATCTTCGATTATCATTAGATGCTTTATTATCTGGTTCTGCAAAGGAATTTTGCTTATCAGAAACTGGATTTTGTACAACAGCTTGTTCTACTGGTGTCGTTTCAGCTATCTCTATTTCAGATTCTATATCTTGTTTTGTATTCTTGTTTACAATTTCTTTTTCAGCCTTATTTTGATCAGTTTCAAATTGAGTTGAAGTTTTATCTGTTATTTGAACTGTGGACTGATCATTTATGGATTCTTCTAAAATTGCATTTTGAACAGATTCATCTTGATTTTCTGTTTTTGCAAAAGGATTAAAAAGGAAAAATAGTCCAGCCAAAATAGCCAATGTGGCTCCACCGATATAATATTTTAAGCTTGAATTTCGGGTGGAAATAATGGGGGCTACCTCTTTTTGAATTTGACCAAGTTTAGCTTTAAGCTGATTTCTGTTATAAACATTAACTCCTTCAATAGCAAATTTGAAACTATCAGCCATTTCGGCTAGTTCTGGATTACTACTAAGTAATTGCTTAAATTCTGTAAGCTCTGTACCCGAAAGTTTTCCTTCCAGGTATTGCTCAATTTTTTCTATATCTTGAATTGAAATCATAAACACTCTTTTAATGCATCTTTTAATGCTGGATTGGCATTTATATGTGAAATAAGCTTTTGCATACACTTGTATTTTTGTGTTTTTGCTGATTCCTCACTTCTAAATCCCATTTTATCCTTTATATCATTCATTGAACAATGTTCAAAGTAATATTTTTTTAATATCGATTTGCACGAATCCCCGAGTTGATCAAGAACACCCATTATCAAAGCAAGCTTCTCGCTGCTGTCGGGTTGAGTCTTAACATCAACATCTTCGGTCATTGACATGTCATCTATATGAACCACGCGCTTCATCTTTTTAAGTTTCGAATACCATATGTTCCGCACTGTAGAATACAAATATGTATTTACCCGTGCTTCCCCTCTAAACTTTTTACTTTTAATATTCTCAAACAAAACAATCATGGCTTCTTGAAAAGTATCATCAGCTTCTCGCTTTGAGCCACTTCTTTGTCTTATAAAAGAATAGACTAATGGATATACATGTTTGTATAAATACTTGAAAGCCTTGTTGTTAAGGTCTTCGTCTACTGCTTCTAAATCCAATACAATCTGTTTATCCAGATATTCCTCATCAAACATTTATCCCTAATTTCATGGATTAGTATAATTTGTGACTCAAAGGTAACTACAAATTCAACTTTTTTTTAACCATTAAGTTTTATCATTGGTTTATTTGGGTCTTAACTTATAGAAAAGCAGTGATTTGTATCTGAGTCAGATATTCAATTTATTTTCTTTTATTCTTGATGAAAAAAACCAAATATTTAAAAGGCAACCAAAATTTAGAATATTTATCAAAATATTGGTTACCTTTCAACAAGAAAAATGACTAATGAATATTCTCTGTTCAATTAAATTTAACAATTGAAAAAAGGATGATGAGTTTTCTAAACTTGAATTGGATTATTATTAATGAATAATTTCAGGCAATATATTAGCATACTTAAACGAAATTTCTTGAAATCTGGTTTTTTAATGCTGGTGGTGTTCTTATCTCATTTTCCAATGTCATCGTTTGCTGATCATTTTATGGGATCTGATATGACATGGACTTGTATTGGTCAGGATAGTTTCATCGTTTCCATGACTATTTACAGAGATTGCAATGGAATTCCGATGCATCCATGTACAATTGGTGCCAAGTGTAAGTCCACCGGTGCAAGCATTACAAGTTTAACCATTTCAAAACCAAGTGGTTTGGATATTACCCCCACTTGTGGTTCAACATGTACGCGTTGCTCAAACAGTAGCTGTAGTTTTCCCTATGGAATTGAAAAATATGTTTACAATGGATTAATTGTATTAAGTAATGCTGGTAGCTGCTGTGAGGTAGTATTGTATTTTCAAAGTTGTTGTAGAAACCTGACCATTACAACAGGAATGCAAAATAATTCTTTTTATT is a window encoding:
- the rdgB gene encoding RdgB/HAM1 family non-canonical purine NTP pyrophosphatase, whose amino-acid sequence is MTMQFILATHNLNKITEIKKAFDDAEIDILSLHDFPDLPDVIEDGATIEENSLKKAKEIFEHTRITAIADDTGLEVDYLDGAPGVYAARFAGENCTYEDNNIKMLKSLKGVAVDNRGAKFRCIVSMYGQDILEVTQGILEGEIIEELTGNNGFGYDPIFKPKGFEITLAELSLDDKNKISHRGQAVSKMVEIIKSL
- a CDS encoding glycine C-acetyltransferase, coding for MAYSEKTRSSYTETLDGMKEAGLFKQERFIHSTQGADIEVEFPVGAGLKKVINMCANNYLGLSSHPDVVKAAHEGLDSRGYGMSSVRFICGTQDIHKELEARVTEFLGTEDTILFPSCMDANAGVFEAILSEADVMISDRLVHASIIDGIRLAHAIHDTFKHSNMNHLENKLILHADKRNKVVITDGVFSMDGDTAKLDEMVALCDKYDAMLFVDESHSSGFIGKTGRGTHEHCGVMGKIDIITTTFGKALGGASGGCVSGRKELVEMCRQKARPYLFSNTIAPVVVAGVLNVLETLTKSTERRDKLETNTAFWRKGLEEAGFVLKDGDTPIVPVMLFNAKLAQDFSMDLYNEGIYAIGFFFPVVPAAQARIRTQISAGHEMHHLEKALAAFIKVGKKYDILGKTKQEIIEKYGM
- the acsA gene encoding acetate--CoA ligase, which produces MSNIGSYEERIKNFDWKISEEELGYKEGDTINIGWYCSDRICEMGKADKLALIWEGHGDIEKRYTFNDVRIRSNVIGQFLRDQGIKDGDRVCLFMDKIPELYIGLLGVLKIGAIAQPLFSAFGDESLHVRLDNSEADAIITQKKHVSKVRKILEKMPYMKTIIVVDDDGRKPLREKEVAMHMDEAAPVENLDIFPTKAESASILHYTSGTTGQPKGVKHVHYSLISQYLTSKWVLDLQENDIYWCTADPGWVTGTSYGIIGPWSNGVTQCVLDVGFGADNWYKFIQKNKITMWYSAPTAIRSLMKAGDDVIKAYDLSSLRHLASVGEPLNAEAVIWGEKVYGLPFYDTYWQTETGSMMLTNFPGMKVKPGSMGKPFPGITAAILDDNYNPITEPNKAGLIGFKPGWPAMMRTYWRNEETYQKKFINGWYIPGDKSTIDADGYYWFVGRDDDVINTGGHLVSPFEVESALLEHESVAESAVIAKPDAVNMEVVKAFVTLNPGFDPSDEQELKIMNFIRKKLSPLAMPQEIEYLEKLPKTRSGKIMRRMLRAKEWGEEIGDTSTLDDE
- a CDS encoding glycine C-acetyltransferase, which produces MYGRIKDDLIKELENIRKEGLYKNERVLTTSQGVEIKTQRGLNVLNFCANNYLGLCNDPRVMAAANISFFKWGFGMASVRFICGTQQIHKELESKLSEFLGTEDTILYSSAFDANGGIFEPLLGEDCAIISDALNHASIIDGVRLSKAKRFRYANNNMKELEQCLKDSQDSKYKLIVTDGVFSMDGIIAQVDKICDLADKYDALVMVDDSHATGFVGEHGRGSHEACNAIGRVDIISTTFGKALGGASGGCISGRKEIVELLRQRSRPYLFSNSLAPGITGATIEVLRILSESTELRDKLEQNTRFFRRGMHDAGFKIEDGTHPIVPIMLGHLPNDAQLAQDFANALLEEGIYVIGFSFPVVPKGQARIRVQISAAHSLENIGFAIEKFIKVGKQLNAI
- a CDS encoding PKD domain-containing protein — translated: MISIQDIEKIEQYLEGKLSGTELTEFKQLLSSNPELAEMADSFKFAIEGVNVYNRNQLKAKLGQIQKEVAPIISTRNSSLKYYIGGATLAILAGLFFLFNPFAKTENQDESVQNAILEESINDQSTVQITDKTSTQFETDQNKAEKEIVNKNTKQDIESEIEIAETTPVEQAVVQNPVSDKQNSFAEPDNKASNDNRRSDEIPEAQFVANKSNGCAPISVKFTDQSTIQSGVINKWIWDFGDGTSSIEQNPIHIYKSGGSYTVSLTVWSQNGNSNKISKDKLANVYVSPHVDFKTDPEIVQAHMPDVKFINNSTHVTKGTKYKWDFGDQFGSSIKKDPEYSYMDTGSYIISLTATTENGCIDKAFRGIVVVPEVSCYCPSAFSPNGTGPTANNTYRVSAKGFTEFYIIIYSRYGEVVYESKNYRTHGWDGNYNGSSPQNQEAEVFISKIRLIGFDGKEYNFKESITLIR
- a CDS encoding sigma-70 family RNA polymerase sigma factor — protein: MFDEEYLDKQIVLDLEAVDEDLNNKAFKYLYKHVYPLVYSFIRQRSGSKREADDTFQEAMIVLFENIKSKKFRGEARVNTYLYSTVRNIWYSKLKKMKRVVHIDDMSMTEDVDVKTQPDSSEKLALIMGVLDQLGDSCKSILKKYYFEHCSMNDIKDKMGFRSEESAKTQKYKCMQKLISHINANPALKDALKECL